The following proteins are co-located in the Megalobrama amblycephala isolate DHTTF-2021 linkage group LG12, ASM1881202v1, whole genome shotgun sequence genome:
- the acer1 gene encoding alkaline ceramidase 1, translating into MAGVFSYESSEVDWCEDNYKHSENVVEYFNTMSSFIFFVISPIMLYLLHPYAKERNLAVHLVWIMMVFVGLFSMYFHMTLSFMGQMLDELSILWVLAIGYSLWFPRRHFPSFVKDRRTFSRLVLIITVISTLSSFVKPTANAYALNCFAIHILYSLFMELKSCTDERVLRLAWASTGLWVLAISCWISDRFGCSFWQKLDFCYLHGIWHILIVVATAYGSTLIAYLDASVEIPYSLPDLQYWPRNNWAIGLPYIVLKGTTKTRKSC; encoded by the exons ATGGCAGGTGTGTTTTCCTACGAGAGCTCTGAAGTGGACTGGTGTGAAGACAACTATAAACATTCAGAGAATGTTGTGGAATATTTCAACACG ATGAGCAGTTTCATCTTCTTTGTGATCTCACCCATAATGCTCTACCTGCTGCACCCATATGCCAAGGAAAGAAACCTGGCTGTGCATCTGGTCTGGATCATGATGGTCTTTGTAG GTCTTTTCTCCATGTATTTTCATATGACTCTGAGTTTTATGGGCCAGATGCTGGACGAGCTGTCAATCCTGTGGGTTTTGGCTATTGGCTACTCCCTGTGGTTCCCACGCAGGCACTTCCCATCTTTTGTTAAGGACAG GAGAACGTTCTCTCGTTTGGTCCTGATCATCACTGTCATAAGCACTCTGTCCTCTTTTGTCAAGCCTACAGCCAATGCCTACGCTCTCAACTGCTTTGCTATCCATATCCTCTACTCTCTGTTTATGGAGTTAAAGAG TTGCACAGATGAGCGAGTGCTGCGTCTGGCCTGGGCGTCCACTGGCCTGTGGGTTCTGGCCATCTCCTGCTGGATTAGCGATCGCTTCGGCTGCAGCTTCTGGCAGAAACTGGACTTCTGTTATCTGCACGGTATCTG GCACATTCTGATTGTGGTGGCCACAGCTTACGGCAGCACTTTGATCGCTTACCTGGATGCTAGTGTGGAGATCCCTTATTCCCTCCCCGACCTGCAGTACTGGCCACGGAATAACTGGGCCATTGGACTGCCTTACATAGTCCTCAAAGGAACCACAAAGACCCGGAAAAGTTGCTAG